The Arachis hypogaea cultivar Tifrunner chromosome 16, arahy.Tifrunner.gnm2.J5K5, whole genome shotgun sequence genome contains a region encoding:
- the LOC112755194 gene encoding probable protein phosphatase 2C 65, with translation MGGCCSHELGIREKVESELGDEHELDYEGNDIEYGYGGEIIRLKGCSRFVSMYCQQGKKGVNQDSMTVWEDYTGEKDMIFCGVFDGHGPLGHKVSQYIRDNLPSKLSAAIKLAQQKANNYYDDSDADTSTFDDSNQNMSLASWEGCFIKTFKEMDDYLAKDINTDSYCSGCTAVTVIRQGDQLIIGNLGDSRAILCTRERDQRVPIQLTVDLKPDLPSEATRIMSCEGRVFAAEEEPDVCRIWMPDDDCPGLAMSRSFGDFCLKDYGLISIPDVFYRKLSKQDEFVVLASDGVWDVLSNNEVINIVASAPSRSVAAKLLVKRAVRAWRYRYPGSKVDDCAVICLFLDGEQPVLSHSQSKRVGKHLSKHPHRNRTMSNEDNETVAGKVGVELNVNEEWKALGGLARANSLSKLPRLTRDLSRRQVSTRFIQGS, from the exons ATGGGAGGATGTTGCAGCCATGAGCTTGGTATTCGAGAGAAGGTTGAGAGCGAGTTGGGAGATGAACATGAGCTTGATTATGAGGGCAATGATATAGAATATGGTTATGGTGGTGAAATCATAAGGCTCAAAGGGTGCTCTAGGTTTGTATCAATGTATTGCCAACAGGGTAAGAAAGGTGTCAATCAAGATTCTATGACTGTTTGGGAG GACTATACCGGAGAAAAAGACATGATATTCTGTGGTGTTTTTGATGGGCATGGTCCTCTAGGGCACAAAGTATCGCAATATATCCGCGACAATCTACCTTCGAAGCTGTCTGCAGCAATCAAATTGGCACAACAAAAGGCCAACAACTATTATGATGATAGTGATGCAGATACAAGCACGTTTGATGATTCTAACCAGAACATGTCCCTTGCTTCATGGGAGGGATGCTTTATCAAGACATTCAAGGAAATGGATGATTACCTTGCCAAGGACATTAATACCGACAGCTATTGCAGCGGTTGCACCGCCGTTACTGTCATCAGACAG GGTGATCAGCTTATAATCGGAAATTTGGGCGATTCTCGCGCGATTCTTTGTACTAGAGAGAGAGATCAACGTGTTCCTATTCAACTTACCGTGGATTTGAAACCTGATCTTCCAA GTGAAGCTACAAGGATCATGAGCTGTGAAGGCAGAGTTTTCGCGGCAGAGGAAGAACCCGACGTGTGCCGAATATGGATGCCTGATGATGACTGCCCTGGATTAGCCATGTCCAGATCCTTCGGAGACTTTTGCCTCAAAGATTATGGCCTCATCTCAATTCCTGATGTATTTTACAGGAAACTTTCCAAGCAAGATGAATTTGTGGTCTTGGCAAGTGATGGG GTATGGGATGTGCTGAGTAACAATGAAGTTATCAACATAGTTGCTTCAGCACCAAGCAGAAGCGTAGCAGCCAAATTGCTTGTAAAAAGAGCCGTTCGAGCATGGAGATACCGGTATCCCGGCTCCAAGGTAGATGATTGCGCAGTTATATGCTTGTTCCTGGACGGCGAGCAGCCGGTGTTATCCCACTCGCAGTCCAAAAGGGTTGGCAAACATCTCAGCAAACACCCTCATCGCAACCGAACGATGAGCAACGAAGACAACGAGACAGTGGCCGGAAAAGTGGGGGTAGAGCTGAATGTCAATGAAGAATGGAAGGCTCTTGGAGGGTTAGCTAGAGCCAACTCCTTATCAAAACTTCCAAGGCTTACAAGAGACTTGAGTAGAAGGCAAGTATCAACTAGGTTCATTCAAGGGAGCTGA